The Mucilaginibacter sp. PAMB04168 genome contains the following window.
AAAAACAGTACTGAACACGTTGGTTCTTTGCGGCTGATTGGTACCGTAGAATATACCGTTGCTGCAAAATTTCCTGTCTATAATGTCGGTATTCAAATTAAACCGGGCCGGCTCGTTAAGAAAGTTGGCCGTAGCCGTAAACTTTGAAGGCCATACTGTAGTTTGGAACAAGTGCGCATTTAGCAGATCGGTAACAATGTTCGGCGGCAATGTATTAACCAAAGCATCAATCTCGGCGTTGCTTAACTGCTGATTAGGCGTGGTTTTAAAAAACTCAAGCACTACATCATTCAGATATTTATAAAGCACATCGTTAGTAGGTATGAACATCGTATACCCGTCAGATTGAGCATCGTTTTCCTGCGTTTTCAGGAAGTTTTCGTTATTAGGCGAAAAAGCCAGCGTTGGGCTATAAAACTTAACATATACGTTGTTTGACTTACCGGTAAGGATACGGTAACGATTGTTAATATCGTTGCTGGTTGCATAGGTAACCATAAACCTTTCCAGTATACGCTTGTACAGGCTATACTGAGGGTTACTGGCCAGTTGGTCTTCCAGGTTTGGTAATGGCAGCACCACGCGGTCAATCTCGTGTATTACACCGTTTTCAGCTAAAATGTCTCTGCTTAATACCTGCGCATCAACCACATTGAAGCCGTTATAAGTACTGTTTGGAAAAAAGTACTTGTAATCACTCTCGGTAAGGTTGCGAGCCGTCATGTAAGTCGAATAGAAATACGGGATGTGCTTATTGTTGTTATCATTAAGCAGGTATGAGCCGTTACGGTTGCTGCTTAAAAGTGTAGTGTTTGCACCGTCGGGGCCAGTACCGGTATAAAAACCATCGTAATATGCGGTACGGCGTTTGTAAGCTGCATTAGCCACCCAACCTACTGGTTGCGCAGTTGACTGAAAATCAGCTATGTGATTGGTTTGAAAAGCGTTATATACCAGGCAGTAAGTAACAATCTTACGCGCAGTAACAGAATCCATTGCAGCAAGTGAGGTATTCTTTTCAGAAAAATACTTCTGAAAAGCGGCATCGTTAGGTGCAAAAAGTGTCCAGTAACCCGCGTTGCTTAAGGTATTTTTATAGCCCGATTTATCAATGACAGCCAGTAAGGTAGTAAAGTTTCCCTTCGAAGCCAGCACTTGATAAATAGGAGGCGCCAGGTTTTCAGGACGTTCGTAAAATTCCTCCTTTTCTTTCCGACAGCTCCCGAAAAAAACAACAGCACAAAATAAAACAGATAAATTTTTGAGTAATTTATACATCATAAAGAATCTAATTACAGTTAGATTTAATTAATTGGAATGTGGTATAAAGCATGAGCGGTTAGAGAAGCTAACCGCTTGTAATTAAGTGTCAAACTGACGTATGAAAATCAGCTGTGCACAAAGCCATGAAGTTGGTAAGTAAAAGTTTTTCCATATTTTGGGTTTAATAATTGGTATTGATACTACAGTATACGATATTAGCGGGGAGGTATACGATATTATCAGTCAATAAAATTATTGACTTAATGTTGACAAACCATCCTGCACTATCCTTGATTTCCGATTTTTACAAAATTGATTAAGCGAAACTTGTTTAAATTGCCATATCAATAACCAATAAACCCTTCTTTTAAAAGAAAATTAATTTCACGTGAAAAGAATTATCAACTGTGTTGCCTTTGCACTGCTATGGGTAACTGTCCTGCCTGTGTTTGCACAAAACCAAGGGCCTCAAAAGGAGGTAAAACTGTTTTTTGAAAAAGTTTACCTGCATACAGACAGGCAACTTTATGCCCCTGGAGACGATATTTGGTTTAAAGCTTACCTGCTAAATGCACAAACTAACCAACCGCTAAACACCAGCAAAAACCTTTATGTTGAGCTTATTACCCCGGCCAACAAAATAGCTGCCCGCGAAATTATTGCTCTGACAGAAGGCTTGGGCAAAGGCGACTTTAAACTGCGCGATTCCTTAGCAGCAGGCAGCTACCGGCTCAGGGCTTATACCAATTGGATGCGCAACTTTGGCGATAACTTTGTGTTTGAAAAACCTATAACAATTATCAGTACAAACAGCCCTGCTAAAACCACCACCCAGGCAACAGGTACAGCTCGCATCCAGTTTTTGCCCGAAGGCGGCTCACTGGTAGAAGGTTTAGGATCTATAATAGCAGTTAAGGCCGAAATGCAGAACGGGCAGGGCGTAGGTTTGCGGGGTGCAATCTTATCATCACAGGGCGATACGGTTGCGCATTTTAGTACCGACAGCCTGGGTATGGGTCTATTTACCCTGCTGCCATTTGCCGGCCAGACCTATCAGGTTAAGATACTTAATGGCATGCAGGTGTTACCGCCGGTTTTTCCTAAACCGCTAAGCAGCGGGCTTACTTTAAAGGTGTTGCGAAAAGATACCGCTACATACGCTGTTATTACCTGTAATGAAAAGGCTATACCTATATATACAGCCCAAACCTTAACGCTTAAGGCCCGCAGCTTTGGCCGGCTTACCTACCAGCAAAGCTTTCAGCTCAAAGGCAACACGGCTGTAATTGCTATTCCTTCCGGCCAGTTACCAGCTGGCATTGCCAGCCTTACCTTGTATGACGGCGAACAAAAACCTAACTGCGAAAGGCTAATGTATATTGATAACAAACAAAACGCCAACCTTATGATTAAAACCGATAAACCAGATTACACAAAGCGTGAAAAGGTGGTTTTAGACATTAACACAACTGACAACCAAGGCCATTCAGTACCGACTCATTTTTCGTTAACAGCAGTTGATGCAACCACCGTACCGGCTGATGAAAGTAATATTATAGCTTACTTAATGCTGCAATCAGAACTTAGAGGTACTATTAAACACGCTGCCCGTTATTTTGATACCACCAATGTACAGCGCCAAAAACAGCTCGACTTACTCCTGCTAACCCACGGCTGGCGCGACTTTATATGGAAACGCCTGGCTGATACCACCCTGCGCATAGCCTATATTCCTGAACAGGGCATCAGTTTATCAGGGTCCGTTAAACTGCCTAAACAAGGCACACCAATAACAGGCGCCAACATAACACTAATTGCACCTAAAGCAGTTAACGGCAGGTTGTTTTCGGCGCAAACCAACGCCCAGGGCAAGTACTTTTTCGACAACATGCAACTGTATGGCTCACAAAGCTTAAGGCTAAATGCCAAGGATATTAAGGGTAAGTCAATCGGCCTTATTTCCTTAGACTCCTTAAATGCCAATTATCCGGATATTAAGAACACATCTCCGGATTTAAACAGCCCTGCGGTTACTGCAACTAAGGCCGAGGCCCTGCTTAAGCAAGCAACGCTAACTAAGCAACGCAGCCTGAGCGATACCCTGATACGGCTAAAAGAAGTTGAAGTAAAAAACAAGCCCAAACAAGTTTTGCGCGACCGTACCATTACCGATTTTGGTTACAAAGATGAAGTGCTTACCGTTACCAAAGATGATTACAGGTACAATACCCTGCGCGACTATATCCAGTTTGCTTCTAAGCAAGCACGCGTAGATGCCAGCTCCAATCGACTTTATTTTATGGCCGATGGCCAAAAAGTTCCGCCACGTATTGTACTGAATAATCGGGAAGCCATGTTTTCAGAGAATGACCCGGATGACGTGATCGACCTGATATCGAACTCTTATTACGATTTGCCTGTAACCGCCATTGAAAAGGTTGTTATAAAGAAAGCAATTGGCGGCCCCTCTTTATTAGTTGCAAATACCGAAGGCTCTGCCGCTACTGCCGCCGCACTCCGGCCGGCAGGTGCCAGTGCATCGTCTTTAAACTTAGGCGTGGTTTTTATCATTTACATCACCCTTAAACCCCAAGCGCTAAGATCGCCTGAACCAGGCGCTATGCAGGCCGCAGTAAATGGCTATTACGAAGCGCGTACTTTTTACAGCCCCGCCTATAATCCATCGGTTCCGGACAGCCGTCAAGACTTACGGGCTACCTTACATTGGGAGCCCAACGGCAATACTAATGCAAGCGGCCATAGCGCCATAACTTTTTTTAATACCGACAACAAAACAACCGTACGGGTAATAGTACAAGGGATAACCAGTACCGGCATACCAGTGGCAGCTGTAAAAACTTACACTGTTAAATAAGAAAAGGGAGCCAGGCTCCCTTTTCTTATTTGATTTTCTCAACCGTAATTACGGCATTGGCTTCAGGCCCTCCCATTTTACCTTCCAGGTTCCATCTTTAGGAAAACCGGGGTTAGTGCCTTTACTACCATCCCAGCCAGCACACATACTTGCCACAGCAGCCAGCAAGCCGCCATTACCGGGTAGGTAGAGGCGCAGCCTGTCATCCTGGTAATTATGCCCGTTTATAAGGTAGGTATTGGTTTTAATGGGCATAAATAAGCCATCAATAGCCCTTTTCGGGTTACCCAGGCGGGCTGCTGTCATAGCCACCATCGGGAAATCCCAGCCCCAGGTATCTTTCCAGTCCCAGGTATCCCAAACCAGGTCAAAAGTTCTGCGCATAGCATCCATATCCAGCCTATCATTATAAGGCGTCATACCCAGCGCGCCCAGTACCGACGGATGATCCGTTTTGTATTTTGGATTGCTGTATGAATCGGGCGCACTCTCTGCAGCAAGGTAAACGCCATTGGCTTTGGGCAAGGCCGATAGCTTAGCCATCACATCGGCATATTTTTTATCGGGTGCCAGGCCCAAACGTTTGCGCCATTGCTGAGCGGTATTGAGCGCCCAGTACCAGTATTGCAGTTCGTAAGTGGGATTAAAAGTTTCTTCGGCGTTATAGCGCTCTTGGGCTGGGATGAGCCCCTTGCCTAAAATATAACGGTCTTTATCTTTCTCGTAATATGGATAGGTGGCCATAAAATCGGCCGTGGCTAGCACCAACTTTTTGTAGGCGCTTAAGGTTTTTGCGTTAGGGTGCGCACGGTAAGCCAGCTCGGCAAAGTAGATAAAATGTGGTTGCTGCCAAATTAAAAAAGCACCCACCGATGAAGGACTTTCATTACCATCAGGGTCGGTCATTTTTTGCCAGCGCGCACCGGCATAGCCCTGCCTTTTAGCTATACCTCTGGCGTTATCATAAACATGATTATACCACTGCATACTTTTTTCCAGCAACTCGGGCCTTCCCCATAGGGCAAAATGAATACCGTGCCACCAGTGCATTTCTAAGTGAGGTTTGCCATACCAGCTGTTATAAGTAAGGCCGGTTTCCTGCGGTGGTTGTGAGCCTGCACATTGTATTTTAGTAAGGTATTGCGAAAGGATGATACGCCGCTCCAGTTCATGCGCACGAGGATCAGTACTCCCTGCGAAATCAATTGCGCCGCCACTTTGCCAAAAAGCTTTCCAGCTTTGTACGCTATTGATTTGCACGGCGCCAAAAGCTGGTACCAGTGCCTGCCGCTTAGGTGTAAACAGGCAGCTTACCTGCAATTGGTTGCTTTTTCCGGCAGGCGACAGCACAAAATCATGCGTTGCAGCACTGGCCACCGAAGCCTGGCCACTCCAAGTTAGCTGTGTAAAATAGCTATTGGTATCTAACTGATGCTTGATGACCGCCTGCTGCCCCACCGCCTGTACAATGGACGATTGGTGCTTACCGCCGTTTTTCCAATTTGTACCGGCATCGGCGAACTCATTGGTTGGGAAAGGAAAACGCAGCCTAACTTTTAAGCGCCCCTGTGCTATTAAGGCAGATTGTATGTTAAACGAAACCACGTCCTGCTGCTGGTGCGATACGGTTACTACTTTAACCGGCTCCCCTTCGAGTGTGAAAGAACTGGTAATTTCACCGGTCCACAAGTTTAACTCTTGCCGGATGTTCTGAATATCGGCGGCAGTAGCCTGGCTACCGTTCTTTTTGCTAAGCCATAACCCTAGATTACCTAACTGCAGCCGGTGCACATTTTGCCTGAACCAGTTAGATGCATCTTTATTGCGTTTAGGATCATTCCACTGCACCGAATAAGTAACCTTGCGCCCGTTAAGCGTATACGTTTTTAATGATTCTTCGAACTTATAACCTACTGTATCCTTGAAGCTATGCCAGCCCCATTCAGATTGCGTACCCAGCGGCACGCCTTTATCATATTTTTCGGGAAAGGTTTGCATACCCGTGGCATCAACGGTGTAGGCAAACTTACCATTGCCTACCGATAAGGACGACAGCGAATCAATCGCATTGACCACCACATTATGGCGCTTTACCAATTGTTCCCGGTTAATGCGTTGCTGTGCATGCACAGCCGGCATAAGTCCCAGGCCGCATAAAGCGCCGATCAATATTCTGGAGATGTTTTTCATACTATATTAACTCAGTCTTTTCATTTAAAACGACATAGTTTGTCAGGTTAATAACCTATTCCGATTACCTTACCAACGTCACTCCCATTAAGCCTATCACTACATCATTGGCAACGGTTCTTAACTCTAAACTTTTTAACTTCTTAGCCGGGTTGAGGCACAAATCTAGCACGGTGGCTGCCCCGCCGTCTATGGCTTTATTGCTAAAGCCTTTAATGGTGGTGTAATTTGTAAAATCTAATGATGCGGTTCCTGTTTTAAGGTAAACACGCAGGGGCTTTGCAGCACCCGGGTTAAATGCAAAACCGTCATTATCATAGTCCTGCTCTATGGGCCACCAGTTCTCGGGGTTTTTCAGTTCCAGCAGTTCTTTGGTGCCATCCTCGTAGTTAACTGTAATAGTACCGTTAGTTAAGCGGCTCTGCATAGGGTTGGTAGAACCAGCCATTAACAAGTAGGCATGTGAGGCCGCCCCGTTTAACGGTACGCTTAAACTGCGGGGGTAATTATCCCACTGCGAGGTAAAAGCAATGTTTTTACCCGTATTTAGGGTACTAAACGGAATTTGCTGAGGCAGCGTAAACTTGTTTTGCGAACCGGCCGCTTTACGCAAACCACTATCATCAATTTTGGCCGTGGTAAGCGGATAACACCAGT
Protein-coding sequences here:
- a CDS encoding fasciclin domain-containing protein is translated as MMYKLLKNLSVLFCAVVFFGSCRKEKEEFYERPENLAPPIYQVLASKGNFTTLLAVIDKSGYKNTLSNAGYWTLFAPNDAAFQKYFSEKNTSLAAMDSVTARKIVTYCLVYNAFQTNHIADFQSTAQPVGWVANAAYKRRTAYYDGFYTGTGPDGANTTLLSSNRNGSYLLNDNNNKHIPYFYSTYMTARNLTESDYKYFFPNSTYNGFNVVDAQVLSRDILAENGVIHEIDRVVLPLPNLEDQLASNPQYSLYKRILERFMVTYATSNDINNRYRILTGKSNNVYVKFYSPTLAFSPNNENFLKTQENDAQSDGYTMFIPTNDVLYKYLNDVVLEFFKTTPNQQLSNAEIDALVNTLPPNIVTDLLNAHLFQTTVWPSKFTATANFLNEPARFNLNTDIIDRKFCSNGIFYGTNQPQRTNVFSTVFARAYLDPRNYSIMTTLLNNGLRTVVSNPNLKYTIFMMPDAALRAAGYNYDAATTTYSYTSNGATTTGNGVRDQLLRILQLSIVPTPNNELDNLSGNGIIETVNGEYIRWDNNIISSGGTVEKGLTFRAVDSKPYVNGKVYYLDNNGLLFYPEKTIPQEILFNNADNSSSPYYAFYQYLKNSQIYNAVTQDITGLTVGASYTVLIPTNAAISQAVRDGILPGTIATGVPNFTPSLSTDKDKVSRFILYHIINGLTIAPDGKKSPNGTAQPTVLRDGNGNVVNVSVFNQPNNLRIQDNFGRSATVLPASSSNTPGQITSNYLGNRTLFHLINNYLQYTY
- a CDS encoding MG2 domain-containing protein; translated protein: MKRIINCVAFALLWVTVLPVFAQNQGPQKEVKLFFEKVYLHTDRQLYAPGDDIWFKAYLLNAQTNQPLNTSKNLYVELITPANKIAAREIIALTEGLGKGDFKLRDSLAAGSYRLRAYTNWMRNFGDNFVFEKPITIISTNSPAKTTTQATGTARIQFLPEGGSLVEGLGSIIAVKAEMQNGQGVGLRGAILSSQGDTVAHFSTDSLGMGLFTLLPFAGQTYQVKILNGMQVLPPVFPKPLSSGLTLKVLRKDTATYAVITCNEKAIPIYTAQTLTLKARSFGRLTYQQSFQLKGNTAVIAIPSGQLPAGIASLTLYDGEQKPNCERLMYIDNKQNANLMIKTDKPDYTKREKVVLDINTTDNQGHSVPTHFSLTAVDATTVPADESNIIAYLMLQSELRGTIKHAARYFDTTNVQRQKQLDLLLLTHGWRDFIWKRLADTTLRIAYIPEQGISLSGSVKLPKQGTPITGANITLIAPKAVNGRLFSAQTNAQGKYFFDNMQLYGSQSLRLNAKDIKGKSIGLISLDSLNANYPDIKNTSPDLNSPAVTATKAEALLKQATLTKQRSLSDTLIRLKEVEVKNKPKQVLRDRTITDFGYKDEVLTVTKDDYRYNTLRDYIQFASKQARVDASSNRLYFMADGQKVPPRIVLNNREAMFSENDPDDVIDLISNSYYDLPVTAIEKVVIKKAIGGPSLLVANTEGSAATAAALRPAGASASSLNLGVVFIIYITLKPQALRSPEPGAMQAAVNGYYEARTFYSPAYNPSVPDSRQDLRATLHWEPNGNTNASGHSAITFFNTDNKTTVRVIVQGITSTGIPVAAVKTYTVK